A single genomic interval of Agarivorans aestuarii harbors:
- the arsJ gene encoding organoarsenical effux MFS transporter ArsJ, translated as MIKALPQQLKQYLLVTFNYWNFTITDGALRMLVVLYFHQLGYSAIAIAMLFLFYEFFGVVTNLIGGWLGARIGLNHTMNIGLAMQIVALLALGLPSEFLSIPLVMAAQALSGIAKDLNKMSAKSSIKGLVSGDQQHSLYKWVAILTGSKNALKGFGFFLGGALLNLIGFQLSMLAMAAVLFVVLLLSLKLLEKDLGKAKSKPKFSQIFSKSPQINILAAARLFLFAARDVWFVVALPVYLGASLNWSHIETGTFMAAWVIAYGVVQGLAPKITGSQSGKVPGRGAALIWALLLSIITGILAYLVQHGWQPQATIIVGLMLFGIAFAINSSLHSYLVVSYASEDGVSMDVGFYYMANAMGRLAGTVLSGVVFQMAGLAACLWVSFAMLAICCVISVALPKGS; from the coding sequence ATGATAAAAGCACTACCCCAACAGCTAAAACAGTACCTATTAGTTACCTTTAACTATTGGAACTTCACCATTACCGACGGCGCATTGCGCATGTTAGTGGTGCTGTATTTTCACCAGCTAGGTTACTCGGCGATTGCGATTGCCATGCTGTTCTTGTTTTACGAGTTTTTTGGGGTAGTGACCAATTTAATTGGTGGCTGGTTAGGGGCGCGTATTGGTCTTAACCACACCATGAACATTGGCTTGGCCATGCAAATTGTTGCCTTGTTGGCATTGGGTTTGCCCTCTGAGTTTTTATCTATTCCCTTAGTTATGGCAGCGCAAGCCTTGTCGGGCATAGCTAAAGATCTAAATAAAATGAGCGCTAAAAGCTCGATTAAGGGCTTAGTGAGCGGTGACCAACAACATAGCTTGTACAAATGGGTGGCCATTCTTACCGGCTCAAAAAACGCCCTAAAAGGCTTTGGCTTTTTTCTAGGTGGTGCGCTGCTTAACTTAATTGGCTTTCAGCTATCGATGCTGGCTATGGCGGCGGTATTGTTTGTGGTGCTGCTATTAAGCTTAAAACTGCTGGAAAAAGACTTAGGCAAAGCCAAGAGCAAACCTAAGTTCTCGCAAATATTTTCTAAAAGCCCACAAATCAATATTTTAGCAGCAGCCCGTTTATTCTTGTTTGCTGCCCGCGACGTATGGTTTGTAGTCGCGCTACCAGTGTATTTAGGTGCCAGCTTAAACTGGTCGCACATCGAAACCGGCACCTTTATGGCCGCGTGGGTAATCGCCTATGGCGTAGTGCAAGGCTTGGCTCCCAAAATCACCGGCAGCCAATCGGGCAAAGTGCCGGGACGAGGTGCAGCCTTAATCTGGGCACTATTGCTTAGCATTATTACTGGCATCCTCGCCTACTTAGTGCAACATGGCTGGCAGCCACAAGCCACTATAATCGTCGGTTTAATGCTATTTGGCATCGCCTTTGCCATTAACTCCTCACTGCACTCTTACTTAGTGGTGAGTTACGCCAGCGAAGACGGCGTATCCATGGACGTAGGCTTTTACTACATGGCCAATGCCATGGGGCGATTAGCGGGTACAGTACTGTCGGGCGTAGTATTTCAAATGGCCGGCCTTGCTGCCTGTTTATGGGTAAGCTTTGCCATGTTAGCGATATGCTGCGTGATTAGTGTAGCACTGCCGAAAGGTAGCTAG
- a CDS encoding metallophosphoesterase family protein has translation MRLAAISDIHSNVYALDAVLADIRKRGADVVVNLGDILYGPIAPRSTFELLMENDLVTVRGNQDRQIYEASSVEIASNPTMQFILADLGVEPLKWMRNLPFNLQLNEHVFLCHGTPNDDLTYLLENIDSGRAIVRSDNEIVSLLGTIQSDVVICGHTHTPRAVKTSTKQLVVNPGSVGLPAYTDDEPVVHSMESFSHHATYAIVENNKEGWSVQHIKVDYAYDKAAREAKKRNRLDWVHFLTTGRGL, from the coding sequence GTGCGATTAGCAGCCATATCAGATATTCACAGCAATGTTTATGCATTGGATGCCGTTTTAGCCGATATTCGAAAGCGGGGCGCAGATGTCGTTGTTAATCTCGGTGATATTCTCTATGGACCAATAGCTCCCAGGTCTACCTTTGAGCTTCTTATGGAGAACGATCTTGTTACTGTACGTGGCAACCAAGATCGGCAGATATATGAAGCCAGCTCAGTTGAGATCGCGTCAAACCCTACAATGCAGTTCATCCTTGCTGATCTTGGTGTTGAGCCGCTTAAATGGATGAGGAATTTGCCTTTCAATCTGCAACTCAATGAGCATGTTTTTCTTTGCCATGGCACGCCCAATGATGACTTAACTTACCTTTTAGAGAACATTGATAGTGGTCGGGCAATTGTTCGTTCGGATAACGAAATAGTTAGCTTACTCGGCACCATTCAATCTGACGTTGTTATTTGTGGTCATACTCATACACCTAGGGCCGTTAAAACCAGTACAAAACAGCTTGTTGTAAACCCTGGGAGTGTTGGCCTACCTGCTTATACCGACGATGAACCGGTCGTTCATTCAATGGAAAGTTTCTCCCATCATGCGACTTATGCGATCGTTGAAAATAATAAAGAAGGCTGGTCGGTTCAGCACATAAAAGTTGATTACGCATATGATAAGGCGGCTCGTGAAGCCAAGAAAAGAAATAGGCTGGATTGGGTGCATTTCTTAACCACGGGACGGGGCTTATAA
- a CDS encoding linear amide C-N hydrolase: MNKTLIALTIAASTFGLMQTAKACTTAAYHNGEAQVTMRTMDWNGYDNATVVGKGRGINNSYSETDGVSSKAKYAAIKIESFTHGTVAEGINEKGLEARILYLGTAAGTQFQDDTAELPNVDAGEVPNYVLDNFATVAEALEGLKVVEVIPTGITGIPGHEDEAIYPPVHFQLVDASGDVAVVEYIGGEMKVYNEHGASYMSNDPAFDFHLNLDKEQVEPNATIRAADRRLRAKLSTEDLYQRNITDSQQALISMKATQAAAFSGYNQQDPYADNATFPTLWTVFTDRTNKTMMLDRAHTFAVESYSFDMFDAGEAKRVVLGENPMPNTTFTNELSN; the protein is encoded by the coding sequence ATGAACAAGACACTTATCGCACTTACCATTGCAGCAAGCACTTTCGGCCTTATGCAAACCGCTAAGGCATGCACTACTGCCGCTTATCATAATGGCGAAGCGCAAGTAACTATGCGCACCATGGACTGGAACGGTTACGACAACGCTACCGTAGTAGGCAAAGGCCGTGGCATAAACAACAGCTACAGCGAAACCGACGGCGTAAGCAGCAAAGCAAAATATGCAGCCATTAAAATTGAATCATTTACTCATGGAACTGTTGCCGAAGGCATCAATGAAAAAGGCTTAGAAGCGCGCATCTTGTATTTAGGTACGGCAGCGGGAACGCAGTTTCAAGACGATACTGCCGAACTGCCTAACGTAGATGCAGGCGAAGTACCAAACTACGTATTAGATAACTTCGCTACGGTAGCAGAAGCGCTAGAAGGCTTAAAAGTAGTAGAGGTAATTCCTACCGGTATTACCGGTATTCCAGGCCATGAAGACGAAGCTATTTACCCGCCAGTTCATTTTCAATTGGTAGATGCATCGGGCGATGTGGCAGTTGTGGAATACATTGGTGGCGAAATGAAAGTGTATAACGAGCACGGTGCTAGCTATATGAGCAACGACCCAGCCTTTGACTTTCACTTAAACCTAGATAAAGAACAGGTAGAACCTAATGCCACTATTCGTGCAGCCGACCGTCGCCTACGCGCCAAACTAAGTACCGAAGATTTATATCAACGTAATATTACTGATAGCCAGCAAGCGCTTATCTCAATGAAAGCCACCCAAGCGGCAGCGTTCTCTGGCTACAACCAGCAAGATCCCTATGCCGATAACGCAACTTTCCCAACGCTTTGGACAGTATTCACCGACCGCACTAACAAAACCATGATGTTAGATCGCGCCCATACCTTTGCGGTAGAAAGCTACAGCTTTGATATGTTTGATGCAGGTGAAGCCAAACGTGTGGTACTAGGTGAGAATCCAATGCCAAACACAACTTTTACCAATGAGTTAAGCAATTAA
- a CDS encoding carboxypeptidase-like regulatory domain-containing protein, which yields MLRKLFNGVVFGTGFGIAFVAIWVIAIYFILPSVLESRFEKEIVESNKHIVDEAPLLSNSGRFLGSSGSYSGGFLDNKSGELSSGQGVIEGEALVNGQPLKGFKLRLALNGSVLSQWAVTDENGIYRVSVPYGEYRIDGYELDYLVANKVLPNKIEHPENRNSTNQFQVVEGQKGSGLKFRFVDPIVKKSDKSQYSKNEKVTLKWEPYPEAAEYTVQVYEKADANSWKSSNLFIWPMRPKVALTELDLSQYEIELKPGYFYAFEVEARNSKGSLLSNTNREHFEFDFEIVE from the coding sequence ATGCTTAGAAAATTGTTTAACGGAGTAGTTTTTGGTACGGGATTTGGTATAGCTTTCGTGGCTATCTGGGTTATCGCTATATATTTCATTCTACCTAGCGTTTTGGAAAGTAGGTTTGAAAAAGAAATTGTAGAATCAAACAAACATATAGTTGATGAAGCCCCTTTACTAAGCAACTCAGGAAGGTTTCTAGGCTCTAGTGGATCCTATTCAGGTGGTTTTTTAGATAACAAAAGTGGGGAGCTATCTAGCGGGCAAGGAGTTATTGAAGGGGAGGCTTTGGTAAATGGTCAGCCACTTAAAGGTTTTAAGTTACGCTTGGCATTAAACGGCAGTGTCTTGAGTCAATGGGCTGTTACGGATGAGAATGGCATTTATCGTGTAAGCGTTCCTTATGGAGAATATCGAATTGATGGTTACGAGCTAGATTATTTAGTAGCTAATAAAGTACTTCCTAACAAAATAGAACATCCAGAAAACAGGAATTCCACAAACCAATTTCAGGTTGTCGAAGGTCAAAAAGGTAGCGGGCTTAAATTCAGGTTTGTTGATCCAATTGTCAAAAAATCAGATAAAAGCCAATACTCCAAAAATGAAAAAGTGACTCTAAAATGGGAACCTTATCCAGAAGCCGCCGAGTATACGGTGCAAGTATATGAAAAGGCTGATGCTAATTCTTGGAAAAGTTCAAACTTATTCATTTGGCCAATGAGGCCTAAAGTTGCCTTAACGGAATTGGATTTGAGTCAGTATGAGATTGAGCTAAAGCCCGGCTATTTCTATGCTTTTGAAGTTGAGGCTAGAAATAGTAAAGGAAGTCTCCTTTCTAATACAAACAGAGAACACTTTGAGTTTGATTTCGAAATTGTTGAGTAA
- a CDS encoding EAL domain-containing protein — MIVDESSFQKVKGFAPQAWSIDLQNNSFTCPHQLIAMLGYPTQSVLTLSQLFAAFEKTQLALLKKHIKQVMETGKPIIQTAILNAYQHRYIAEIVINALPANDKVITGTIELKQYFLTKQQELAFLKQVFAQSNEGLMIADLNHTILLVNKAWCNNTGYQEHELLGQPASILKSGRYTKPFYQKLWSHIDEHKIWTGELLAKTKQGEVYAHEARIQRIDLPGEEHVYVSSSHRLDTSTDLWDEDDPNAKSKVHVPDKNAFNKKLNAEYKQLNNEVTIVGLVFSVSLAQSTSVMTRQWLVAQRFSQLSQSGHLGILNEKMFAAYWVVPKKMEDIEHTLKNALNVLEGHNSYEDIGLSATVHGGASVLQIDASSPSQMLAHASQALIANSQGDESSLYYFDRRLSKRFNRKATLATLLRQALAANQVEAYYQPIVALPELKIVKFEALCRVKLDTQLPYSIQELIEIAEEYNWIDQIDAAVTKQALHDLPLLQRHYHNDNIGMSINRSVVNDRVSHCCLEDTLKIFEASDIDLGLITLELTESAYFDDSYYHAEWLEKLKARNIAIALDDFGTGYSSFSYLRQIPVNIVKIDRSFVSGLTEESNEYAMIDMLCKLTHKMGGKVIAEGVETQQELYLLSKMNVDMLQGYIFSKPRSLEQILNSNNDPVYRQLLQNLYQDNVVNAQTIMRRDFPKIGPDQKLNIALEKFEIHNSRHLLVIENSHCLGVLHQSGVSAAISPYLNTKGEQNRDLMTLNKRAHQVMSKDFLQVSLDTSFDQLFEQFVNQPYTVVAVTGPNGVCLGLIMLEDMLLKHREHQNSH; from the coding sequence ATGATAGTTGATGAATCTTCATTTCAAAAAGTTAAAGGTTTTGCTCCACAAGCATGGTCAATTGACTTACAAAACAACAGCTTTACCTGCCCGCATCAGCTTATTGCGATGTTAGGCTATCCTACTCAATCAGTATTAACGCTTTCCCAGCTATTTGCAGCCTTTGAAAAGACCCAACTTGCGCTGCTTAAAAAGCACATTAAACAAGTAATGGAAACCGGTAAGCCGATAATTCAAACAGCTATTCTGAACGCTTATCAGCATCGCTATATCGCCGAAATAGTCATTAATGCCCTACCAGCCAACGACAAAGTAATTACTGGCACCATTGAATTAAAGCAGTATTTCCTTACTAAACAACAAGAACTGGCATTTTTAAAACAGGTTTTTGCTCAGTCTAATGAAGGCCTAATGATTGCAGATTTAAATCACACCATTTTGCTGGTGAACAAGGCATGGTGTAACAACACGGGTTACCAAGAGCATGAGTTATTAGGCCAGCCAGCCTCGATACTTAAAAGCGGCCGCTATACTAAACCGTTTTATCAGAAACTGTGGAGCCACATAGATGAGCATAAAATTTGGACTGGCGAGCTATTAGCAAAAACCAAACAAGGTGAGGTATACGCTCACGAAGCGCGCATTCAACGGATTGATTTGCCAGGCGAAGAACATGTTTATGTTTCATCGAGTCACCGCCTTGATACCTCTACCGATTTATGGGACGAAGACGATCCCAATGCTAAATCAAAAGTGCATGTTCCCGACAAGAACGCGTTCAACAAAAAGTTAAATGCCGAATACAAACAGCTTAATAATGAAGTCACCATTGTGGGGCTGGTATTTAGCGTTAGCTTAGCTCAATCCACCAGCGTAATGACGCGCCAATGGTTGGTGGCGCAGCGTTTTAGTCAGCTTAGTCAAAGCGGTCACTTGGGCATACTAAACGAGAAGATGTTTGCAGCCTATTGGGTTGTGCCCAAAAAAATGGAAGACATTGAGCACACCTTAAAAAACGCTTTAAATGTGCTTGAAGGCCACAATAGCTATGAAGATATTGGCCTATCAGCCACGGTGCACGGTGGAGCATCGGTATTGCAAATTGATGCTTCATCGCCTTCGCAAATGCTCGCACATGCTAGCCAAGCACTGATTGCTAATAGCCAAGGTGACGAGTCGTCTTTGTATTATTTTGACCGGCGCTTATCTAAACGCTTTAATCGCAAAGCCACCTTAGCTACCTTGCTTAGGCAAGCTCTCGCCGCCAACCAAGTTGAAGCCTACTACCAACCCATCGTTGCCCTGCCCGAACTAAAGATTGTTAAATTTGAAGCATTATGCCGAGTAAAATTAGATACCCAACTGCCTTATAGCATTCAAGAACTTATTGAAATAGCGGAAGAATACAACTGGATTGATCAAATAGATGCGGCGGTCACTAAACAAGCCTTACACGATTTACCCTTGCTGCAACGCCACTACCACAACGACAACATTGGCATGTCGATTAATCGCTCGGTAGTTAATGATAGGGTTTCTCACTGCTGCCTGGAAGATACCTTGAAAATCTTTGAAGCCAGCGATATCGACTTAGGCCTTATTACTTTAGAGCTTACCGAGTCAGCCTACTTTGATGATTCTTACTACCACGCGGAGTGGCTGGAAAAGCTTAAGGCCCGCAACATTGCCATTGCGCTGGACGACTTTGGTACTGGCTACTCTTCGTTTTCTTACTTACGCCAAATACCGGTGAACATCGTAAAAATTGACCGCTCCTTTGTCTCGGGGCTCACGGAAGAATCTAATGAATACGCAATGATAGATATGCTGTGCAAGCTCACCCATAAAATGGGGGGAAAAGTTATCGCAGAAGGTGTAGAAACCCAACAAGAGCTTTACCTACTCTCCAAGATGAATGTTGATATGCTGCAAGGCTATATTTTTAGTAAACCTCGCAGCCTAGAACAAATTCTAAATAGCAATAACGACCCTGTGTATAGGCAGCTCTTACAGAACTTATACCAAGACAACGTGGTAAATGCACAAACCATTATGCGCCGTGACTTTCCAAAAATTGGTCCAGACCAAAAACTCAACATTGCTCTAGAAAAGTTTGAAATACACAACTCGAGACATTTGCTAGTAATTGAAAATAGCCACTGCTTGGGCGTGCTGCACCAAAGCGGTGTGAGTGCTGCCATTAGCCCCTACCTTAATACCAAAGGTGAGCAAAATCGCGACTTAATGACTCTAAACAAGCGCGCCCATCAGGTAATGAGCAAAGACTTTTTGCAAGTAAGTTTAGATACTTCCTTCGACCAACTATTCGAGCAGTTTGTTAATCAACCCTACACCGTGGTGGCGGTAACGGGGCCCAATGGGGTTTGCTTGGGCTTAATAATGTTAGAAGACATGTTGCTTAAACACCGTGAGCACCAAAACAGCCACTAG
- a CDS encoding DEAD/DEAH box helicase, whose translation MSFNAIGLCDELLQAVQEQRYNTPSPIQLKAIPLALSGRDLMAVADTGTGKTAGFTLPMLQLLANGTKPQPKQIRALVLTPTRELAAQVAESVKNYSQYMKLSVAAVYGGVRIEPQKAQLLEGADALVATPGRLIDLYQQQAVSFDQLEILVLDEADRMLDLGFIDEISHIQSLLPKTRQTLLFSATFSKQIKSLAKGMLNNPQLIEVANQQNKLDNIKQKLHPVDKARKTELLIHLFRKNKWSQVLVFSRTKVGADVLVTQLEKAKISAASIHANRTQHARTQVLEGFKNGSVKVLVATDIASRGIDVAQLPCVINFDLPYEAEDYVHRIGRTGRAGASGLAISLYSNDEEKRLQAIERLMGRKLEGEIIRGFSPKPKAVSHPADDDDYGNFEPDPEPQGRGKGRGGRSAKSSTKKGNRRR comes from the coding sequence ATGTCATTTAACGCAATAGGCTTGTGTGATGAGTTGTTACAAGCGGTGCAAGAGCAGCGCTATAACACGCCATCTCCAATTCAGCTTAAAGCCATACCCCTAGCACTTAGCGGGCGAGATCTAATGGCTGTAGCCGATACCGGTACCGGTAAAACGGCCGGGTTCACTTTGCCTATGTTGCAGCTATTGGCAAACGGCACTAAACCACAGCCAAAACAAATTCGCGCTTTGGTGCTTACGCCAACTCGAGAGTTAGCCGCTCAAGTGGCCGAGAGTGTTAAAAACTATAGCCAATATATGAAGCTTAGCGTGGCTGCCGTTTATGGCGGCGTGAGAATCGAGCCGCAAAAAGCCCAGCTGTTAGAGGGTGCCGATGCGTTGGTGGCCACGCCGGGTCGCTTAATCGATCTTTATCAGCAACAAGCAGTGAGCTTTGACCAGCTAGAGATATTGGTATTGGATGAAGCCGACCGCATGTTAGATCTTGGCTTTATTGACGAAATTAGCCATATCCAATCATTACTTCCTAAAACGCGCCAAACTTTACTATTCTCCGCTACCTTTTCTAAGCAGATTAAATCGCTGGCTAAAGGCATGTTAAATAATCCGCAGTTGATTGAAGTGGCCAATCAACAAAACAAGCTAGACAACATCAAGCAAAAGCTTCACCCAGTAGATAAAGCACGTAAAACAGAACTGCTGATTCATCTGTTTAGAAAAAACAAATGGTCGCAGGTATTGGTATTTAGCCGCACTAAAGTGGGTGCCGATGTATTGGTTACTCAACTAGAAAAAGCCAAAATTAGCGCAGCATCTATTCATGCTAACCGAACTCAGCATGCGCGTACTCAAGTGCTAGAAGGCTTTAAAAATGGCAGCGTTAAGGTACTGGTTGCCACCGACATTGCCTCACGCGGCATTGATGTAGCCCAGCTTCCCTGTGTGATTAACTTTGATCTTCCCTATGAGGCCGAAGACTACGTACACCGTATTGGCAGAACCGGCCGCGCTGGTGCATCGGGGTTGGCAATTTCTCTGTATAGCAACGATGAAGAAAAACGGCTACAAGCCATAGAGCGGCTGATGGGTCGCAAGCTTGAAGGGGAGATCATTCGTGGTTTTTCTCCCAAGCCCAAAGCGGTTTCACACCCAGCAGATGATGACGATTATGGAAACTTCGAACCCGACCCAGAGCCACAAGGCCGTGGCAAAGGGCGGGGCGGTCGCAGTGCTAAGTCATCAACTAAAAAAGGCAATAGGCGTAGGTAG
- a CDS encoding class I SAM-dependent methyltransferase gives MDYLALNKTAWDKRTELHVDSDFYDVDGFLAGNSSLKSIERDLMGDVNGKKLLHLQCHFGLDSLSWARLGAEVTAVDLSSEAIKRANELAEKTGLSAEFICKDVYGYAEQSQAIHDWVFVSYGALCWLPDINHWAEVVAANLKAGGKLCLAEFHPIHDLLSGYGYFHREEADLDEEGTYTENDDGEESPMLTWGHPISDVVNALIKAGLKIELLKEYDYSPYNCFEDLKERSKGEFVLEHEHYESPLVYAIVASKS, from the coding sequence ATGGACTATTTAGCACTAAACAAAACCGCTTGGGATAAACGTACCGAGCTGCATGTAGACTCTGATTTTTATGATGTAGACGGATTTCTCGCCGGCAACAGTTCACTTAAGTCGATAGAGCGTGACTTAATGGGCGATGTAAACGGCAAAAAGTTATTGCACCTGCAATGTCATTTTGGCTTAGACAGCTTATCTTGGGCGCGCCTAGGTGCAGAGGTAACCGCGGTAGATCTATCTAGCGAAGCGATTAAACGTGCCAACGAACTTGCCGAGAAAACTGGCTTAAGCGCCGAATTCATTTGTAAGGATGTTTATGGTTACGCCGAGCAAAGCCAAGCGATTCATGATTGGGTATTTGTCTCTTACGGCGCGTTGTGTTGGCTACCCGATATAAACCATTGGGCAGAAGTGGTAGCGGCTAACTTAAAAGCTGGTGGTAAGTTGTGCTTGGCAGAATTTCACCCAATTCATGACTTATTAAGTGGCTATGGCTACTTTCACCGTGAAGAGGCCGATCTTGATGAAGAAGGTACTTACACCGAAAACGACGATGGTGAAGAGAGCCCAATGCTAACTTGGGGACACCCTATTTCGGATGTAGTAAATGCCTTAATTAAAGCTGGTCTAAAGATTGAACTATTAAAGGAATATGACTACAGCCCTTATAACTGCTTTGAAGACTTAAAAGAGCGGAGCAAAGGTGAGTTTGTATTGGAGCATGAGCATTACGAGTCACCACTGGTTTACGCCATTGTGGCTAGCAAGAGCTAA